Proteins encoded together in one Planctomyces sp. SH-PL14 window:
- a CDS encoding DUF1501 domain-containing protein gives MTDFSRRDFLAASAATAALGALAQPLTADQAASPTLLKGKAEHVISIWLGGGMGQIDTFDPKRRGDPVKKVAGSYYDSVDTAVQGVQVCEHLRRLAPLMDRVTAVRTVHHEVIDEHAAATNRMHTGRPVSGTVVYPSLGSAVAHERGAAQDGAPPYVLIGYPNVTRGPGFLGSKDGYLYLTDTSQGPAGLSRPDGITPDRQSRREAFLTALRDRQPKDAETVLRDYDAAIDQSLKLSGPEFTRSFRLEEEPSDLRNRYGGEFGQRLLLSRRLIERGVRFLEVSHNLNFLNGTGWDVHNGGILKQHELIAELDQAMSSLILDLEEKKLLDKTVIVITSEFGRPPEFDGGGGRGHQGTCFTCVLAGGGLRHRGAFGETDELSKKIVSDSVSVPDFFATIHAALGIDYTKNLYDGDRPVPITDRGQPIAALFG, from the coding sequence ATGACTGATTTTTCCCGACGGGACTTTCTCGCCGCGTCGGCCGCCACCGCGGCCCTCGGCGCCCTGGCCCAGCCGCTCACCGCCGACCAGGCCGCTTCGCCGACCCTCCTCAAGGGGAAGGCGGAGCATGTCATTTCGATCTGGCTCGGCGGCGGCATGGGGCAGATCGACACGTTCGATCCGAAGCGCCGCGGCGACCCGGTCAAGAAGGTCGCCGGCTCGTACTACGACAGCGTCGACACCGCCGTCCAGGGGGTCCAGGTCTGCGAACACCTCAGGCGGCTTGCTCCCCTGATGGACCGCGTGACGGCGGTTCGGACCGTCCACCACGAGGTGATCGACGAGCACGCCGCCGCGACGAACCGGATGCACACCGGCCGGCCGGTGAGCGGAACCGTGGTCTATCCGTCGCTCGGCTCGGCCGTCGCCCACGAGCGCGGCGCGGCTCAGGACGGCGCTCCCCCGTACGTCCTGATCGGCTACCCCAACGTCACCCGCGGCCCAGGCTTCCTCGGTTCAAAGGATGGATATCTCTACCTCACCGACACGAGCCAGGGCCCGGCCGGACTCTCCCGGCCGGACGGGATCACGCCGGATCGCCAGTCGCGGCGGGAGGCGTTCCTGACCGCCCTCCGCGACCGCCAGCCGAAGGACGCCGAGACGGTCCTTCGCGACTACGACGCTGCCATCGACCAGAGCCTCAAGCTCAGCGGTCCGGAGTTCACCCGCAGCTTCCGGCTGGAAGAGGAGCCGAGCGATCTCCGCAACCGCTACGGCGGGGAGTTCGGCCAGCGGCTGCTGCTTTCCCGCCGCCTCATCGAGCGGGGGGTGCGGTTCCTCGAAGTCTCGCACAACCTGAACTTCCTCAACGGAACCGGCTGGGACGTCCACAACGGCGGCATCCTGAAGCAGCACGAGCTGATCGCGGAGCTCGACCAGGCGATGTCGTCGCTGATCCTCGACCTCGAGGAGAAGAAGCTCCTCGACAAGACGGTCATCGTCATCACCAGCGAGTTCGGCCGGCCGCCGGAGTTCGACGGGGGCGGAGGCCGCGGGCATCAGGGGACCTGCTTCACCTGCGTCCTGGCGGGGGGCGGACTCAGGCACCGCGGCGCGTTCGGCGAGACCGACGAGCTGTCGAAGAAGATCGTCTCCGACTCCGTCTCGGTTCCGGATTTCTTCGCCACGATCCACGCGGCGCTCGGGATCGACTACACGAAGAACCTGTACGACGGCGACCGCCCGGTGCCGATCACGGACCGCGGGCAGCCGATCGCGGCCCTCTTCGGCTAG
- a CDS encoding PSD1 and planctomycete cytochrome C domain-containing protein, translating into MLQSVWSFGFVSCLAACLSLRAARGDDLSYSRDVRPILAANCFACHGPDDSGRAADLRLDTFDGATAPHDGTPAIVPGKPDQSELVRRILTADADEQMPPPDSHKHLTDRQKEILKRWVTEGATYQQHWAFLPPRRPPVPTTRSPDSVRNPIDRFILATLEASRLTLSPEAPAETLVRRLYLDLIGLPPSPAEVDAYLADPRPDRYERLVDALLASPHYGERWGRKWLDLARYADTNGYEKDRPRSMWPYRDWVVRSLNADMPFSQFTVEQLAGDMLPDPTRDQLIATGFHRNTMLNEEGGIDPLEFRFHAMTDRVATTGTTWLALTLGCVQCHTHKYDPIRHSEYYGLMAFLNNADEPEIDLVDSADQQKTAEREQKAQDLLKTLPSQWPVTDPPNWTAPRPVDAFATISTLGTLRDDQSVALPAGTPVPDSATFVYEFEGRVDQIELLAPLDDALPSHGPGRGPNGQLSVAELSVEFAPKPPAERSGTEPVWQPVKIESATADTSPAGSPVAHAFDGKPETAWTVPGAKDAKAQTAVFRLAAAGAGKESGRWRIRVSAGTKPQEMPGRLRFRFAADVIRTPEELAKERAQRLDRAAGEWLAARRASTVAWTTLVPRSAKSNLPLLTILNDGSVLASGDITKDDTYDVEFAEIPAGVTAIRLEALPHDSLPAHGPGLAYYEGPKGDFYLGEFQLLREGQPLKLASATESYAKNHFGSLKTSASLTLDGNPQSGWTCAGRPGERHTAVYVLEAPTATSGPATVRMRFGRHFAASLGRFRLSATTHAGGAVAQDLTPRQEELLRMPAEQLTATEQDELRNAFLMQAPELAERTKAIRDLQRPSTVTTALVFRERPTDQPRPTHRHDRGEFLQPKETVAAGLPEILRSESGPVPANRREFAEWLVSRRNPLTARVVANRQWAALFGQGLVRSTGDFGVQGDVPTHPELLDWLAVELMDSGWSLKSLHRLIVTSATYRQSSAVSSELLALDPQNRLLARAPRLRVEAEAIRDISLEISGLLSDTMDGPPVYPPQPDGVVDVAYGKNDWKVSEGQSRVRRGLYTFLKRTAPFAMLTTFDGPTGESCVAQRETSNTPLQALTLLNDPAINEAAGKIGTRLAGESRSDSDRLRDLFRHCTTRVPSGLELSRLTQFVGIERDRARQNKDHSEQAREVEVWTAVARALLNLDETVMRN; encoded by the coding sequence TCCGCGCCGCCCGCGGAGACGACCTCTCCTACAGCCGCGACGTCCGACCGATCCTCGCCGCCAACTGCTTCGCCTGCCACGGCCCCGATGACTCCGGACGCGCCGCAGACCTCCGGCTCGACACCTTCGACGGCGCAACCGCCCCCCACGACGGCACGCCGGCAATCGTTCCCGGAAAACCCGACCAGAGCGAACTCGTCCGCCGGATCCTCACCGCCGACGCCGACGAACAGATGCCCCCGCCCGACTCCCACAAGCACCTGACCGATCGCCAGAAGGAAATCCTGAAACGCTGGGTCACCGAAGGAGCCACCTACCAGCAACACTGGGCTTTCCTGCCGCCGCGCCGCCCACCAGTCCCGACAACCCGAAGCCCGGATTCCGTCCGAAATCCGATCGACCGCTTCATCCTCGCGACGCTTGAGGCATCCCGTCTCACGCTGTCACCAGAGGCCCCCGCCGAAACGCTCGTTCGGCGACTCTATCTCGACCTCATCGGCCTTCCCCCCTCTCCGGCGGAAGTCGATGCCTACCTCGCAGACCCCCGGCCGGACCGCTACGAGCGGCTTGTCGACGCGCTGCTCGCATCGCCCCACTACGGAGAGCGCTGGGGACGCAAGTGGCTCGATCTCGCCCGTTACGCGGACACGAACGGCTACGAGAAAGACCGCCCCCGCAGTATGTGGCCGTACCGCGACTGGGTCGTCCGGTCACTCAACGCGGACATGCCGTTCTCACAGTTCACCGTCGAGCAGCTCGCCGGCGACATGCTCCCCGATCCCACCCGCGATCAGCTCATCGCGACCGGCTTCCACCGCAACACGATGCTGAATGAGGAAGGCGGAATCGACCCCCTCGAGTTCCGCTTCCACGCCATGACCGACCGGGTCGCCACGACCGGAACGACCTGGCTGGCCCTGACCCTCGGCTGCGTCCAGTGCCACACCCACAAGTACGACCCGATCCGCCACTCCGAGTATTACGGGCTGATGGCGTTCCTCAACAACGCCGACGAGCCGGAGATCGACCTCGTCGACTCCGCCGATCAGCAGAAGACAGCGGAGCGTGAGCAGAAGGCGCAGGACCTGTTGAAGACCCTTCCGTCCCAATGGCCGGTCACGGATCCGCCCAACTGGACCGCGCCGCGGCCCGTCGACGCCTTTGCCACGATCAGTACGCTCGGCACCCTCCGGGATGACCAGTCCGTCGCCCTGCCAGCGGGCACGCCCGTTCCAGACTCAGCCACGTTCGTCTACGAGTTCGAAGGCCGCGTCGATCAGATCGAGCTGCTCGCTCCCCTAGACGATGCCCTCCCTAGTCACGGTCCGGGCCGAGGGCCCAACGGACAGCTCTCGGTCGCCGAACTCTCCGTCGAGTTTGCTCCGAAGCCTCCCGCTGAGCGGTCCGGTACAGAGCCCGTCTGGCAGCCGGTCAAGATCGAGAGCGCGACGGCGGACACCTCGCCCGCGGGCTCACCGGTGGCCCACGCCTTCGACGGAAAGCCGGAAACCGCCTGGACGGTCCCGGGGGCAAAGGACGCAAAGGCCCAGACAGCAGTCTTTCGTCTGGCGGCAGCCGGAGCCGGGAAGGAATCGGGACGCTGGCGGATCCGCGTCTCGGCCGGAACGAAGCCACAAGAGATGCCGGGCCGCCTCCGCTTTCGGTTCGCCGCCGACGTGATTCGGACGCCGGAAGAACTCGCGAAGGAGCGAGCACAGCGGCTCGACCGGGCGGCTGGCGAGTGGTTGGCCGCCCGCCGGGCCTCGACGGTCGCCTGGACCACGCTCGTTCCGCGCTCGGCGAAGTCGAACCTGCCGCTGCTGACGATTCTCAATGACGGCTCCGTCCTGGCCTCCGGCGATATCACGAAGGACGACACCTACGATGTCGAATTCGCCGAGATCCCGGCCGGCGTCACCGCAATCCGACTGGAAGCCCTGCCGCACGACAGCCTCCCCGCTCACGGCCCGGGACTGGCCTACTACGAAGGCCCCAAAGGAGACTTCTACCTCGGCGAGTTTCAGCTCCTGCGGGAGGGCCAGCCGCTCAAGCTGGCGAGTGCCACCGAGAGCTACGCCAAGAATCACTTCGGCTCCCTGAAGACCTCTGCCTCGCTGACGCTCGACGGCAATCCGCAGTCCGGCTGGACCTGTGCCGGCCGCCCCGGCGAGCGGCACACGGCGGTCTACGTCCTGGAAGCGCCCACGGCGACGTCCGGCCCAGCCACGGTCCGAATGCGGTTCGGCCGACACTTCGCCGCCTCCCTGGGACGGTTCCGACTGTCGGCCACCACGCACGCCGGCGGTGCCGTCGCCCAGGACCTCACGCCGCGGCAGGAAGAACTCCTGCGAATGCCCGCCGAGCAACTCACCGCAACCGAGCAGGACGAACTCCGGAACGCCTTCCTGATGCAGGCCCCGGAACTCGCTGAGCGGACGAAAGCAATCCGCGACCTGCAGCGGCCCAGCACCGTGACGACAGCCCTCGTCTTCCGCGAGCGTCCAACGGACCAGCCGCGGCCGACGCACCGCCACGACCGGGGCGAATTCCTTCAGCCCAAGGAGACCGTCGCCGCCGGGCTTCCGGAGATCCTCCGTAGCGAGAGCGGCCCCGTCCCCGCGAACCGCCGCGAGTTCGCCGAATGGCTCGTCTCGCGGCGCAATCCGCTGACCGCCCGCGTCGTCGCCAACCGGCAGTGGGCCGCTCTGTTCGGCCAGGGTCTGGTCCGCTCGACAGGAGACTTCGGAGTCCAGGGGGACGTCCCGACCCATCCGGAGCTGCTCGACTGGCTCGCCGTCGAACTGATGGACTCCGGCTGGTCCCTCAAGTCCCTGCACCGACTCATCGTGACGAGCGCGACCTACCGCCAGTCATCCGCCGTCTCGTCGGAACTGCTCGCCCTCGACCCGCAGAACCGGCTTCTCGCCCGAGCCCCGCGGCTCCGCGTCGAGGCGGAAGCGATCCGGGACATCTCGCTCGAAATCAGCGGCTTGCTCTCCGACACGATGGACGGTCCGCCCGTCTACCCACCGCAGCCCGACGGAGTCGTGGACGTCGCCTACGGCAAGAACGACTGGAAGGTGAGCGAGGGACAGAGCCGCGTTCGCCGCGGCCTCTACACCTTCCTGAAGCGAACGGCGCCGTTCGCCATGCTGACCACGTTCGACGGCCCGACCGGCGAAAGCTGCGTCGCCCAGCGGGAGACCTCCAATACACCGCTCCAGGCCCTGACGCTCCTCAACGATCCCGCGATCAACGAGGCGGCGGGAAAGATCGGGACGCGGCTCGCCGGCGAATCTCGCTCCGACTCGGACCGGCTCCGCGACCTGTTCCGCCACTGCACAACACGCGTCCCGTCGGGACTCGAACTCAGCCGACTGACCCAGTTCGTCGGGATCGAACGGGACCGGGCCCGCCAGAACAAGGATCATTCGGAACAGGCCCGGGAAGTCGAGGTCTGGACCGCCGTCGCCCGAGCCCTCCTGAACCTGGATGAAACGGTCATGCGGAACTAG
- a CDS encoding DUF1553 domain-containing protein: protein MSAQTFAALLAIGLCAVADAAPVIRWEFGQEETSRIKPVGGVHRDVPGPRAPEFPDFETGNLAVKFDGKGSRYEFADPGTKSPFDFENGDAITIEAWVRVDDIRPDENVYVIGKGRTWSKDYPRDNQNWALRLREQKGQLCVSFLFATPPAAGAAKSDSHWHRWTTTEGFSSSTGWHHVAATYKFGEPESVRGWIDGKSLKGAWDMGGPTKAAPVTDDDAIWIASSMGGSDGNSLRGFLDGVALHREVLEDDVLKNRFRRTGGPVVVQPAPEVAPEMGEIPPGKVLVTMHEGLPAHNRWLNENEKLPEETLRWQGNDFLLPRLPRRYDSWGIRDGWKAPVLTRLAADVQLPAGSHRIVLRARGLSRLWVNGEIVTRTKPISGSSDGHQPVKPILPPPLPGLRSAGYEMQESFGEVQASADGRCRIVVETLVGGKNFRAEPGELLVAVQSPDGKSFQLLQPVDATVPAVPLTDDAVQRALVRVQGSLTAFDDDTRQSLAATQDAFWNKRHAIAREWTEHQPKLDVPAGGKHPVDAFLNAKIEKALAATAQASLDEARAFHGKVLPILSANCFRCHGDKETGGLRLNSREAALKAGDSELPAIVPGDLTRSHLIDRIRSKDEGERMPPTAEGLKAEEIAILEDWVKKGAPWPAPPVTKEEVTAPPIVADAAFLRRAYLDTVGVPPTEAEARAFLDDTSADKRTALVDRLLQDDRWADHWVSYWQEVLAENPNMLKPSLNNSGPFRWYLHEALQDNKAFDRIVTELILLRGSEREGGAAGFGLAADNDAPFAAKGHIVATAFLGIELQCARCHDSPYHSTKQKDLYSLAAMMERKTVTVPPTSTVPAGFFEKKDRESLIKVTLQPKEAIAPTWPFAATTGCADDPSLDPLMKKPDDSRERLATLITAPQNVRFANVLVNRVWRRLIGAGFVEPAHDWEGHAASHPELMTWLSREFVSSGYDLKQLARLIMTSDLYQREARGANRTAEPELRFFAAPEQRRLTAEQVLDSLYAASGKTIDVEEITFDPDGRRPPNTMISLGVPKRAWEFASLSNERDRPSLSLPKAQAVADVLEAFGWTGSRQSPRTDRETDPNVLQPGVLANSTVSVWITRASYQSELAALALEASSPEQLVDSIFLRFLTRRPTAEEKAPFVAALAEGFAQRRVPDAQVKVPQPPVALAPVTWSNHLVSEANSIQIEAEKRSRQGPPVDPRLVPAWREVYEDFVWSVINTREFVWLP, encoded by the coding sequence ATGAGCGCTCAGACTTTTGCTGCCCTGCTGGCGATCGGCCTGTGCGCCGTCGCGGACGCGGCTCCCGTCATCCGCTGGGAATTCGGCCAGGAAGAGACCTCGCGGATCAAGCCGGTCGGCGGCGTCCATCGCGACGTCCCCGGACCGCGGGCCCCGGAGTTTCCGGACTTCGAGACCGGCAACCTCGCCGTCAAATTCGATGGCAAGGGATCGCGGTACGAGTTCGCCGATCCGGGAACCAAGAGCCCGTTCGACTTCGAGAACGGCGACGCGATCACGATCGAGGCCTGGGTCCGGGTCGACGACATCCGCCCGGATGAAAACGTCTACGTCATCGGCAAGGGACGGACCTGGTCCAAGGACTATCCGCGGGATAACCAGAACTGGGCCCTCCGCCTCCGCGAGCAGAAGGGGCAGCTCTGCGTCAGCTTCCTCTTCGCGACTCCCCCGGCTGCCGGCGCCGCGAAGTCCGACTCCCACTGGCACCGCTGGACGACGACCGAAGGCTTTTCGTCCTCGACCGGCTGGCACCACGTCGCCGCCACGTACAAGTTCGGCGAGCCCGAAAGCGTTCGCGGCTGGATCGACGGCAAGTCGCTGAAAGGAGCCTGGGATATGGGGGGGCCGACCAAGGCCGCTCCCGTGACCGATGACGACGCGATCTGGATCGCTTCGTCGATGGGAGGCTCCGACGGAAACAGCCTCCGCGGGTTCCTCGACGGCGTGGCCCTGCACCGCGAAGTTCTCGAAGACGACGTCCTCAAGAACCGCTTCCGCCGCACCGGCGGTCCCGTCGTGGTCCAGCCGGCTCCGGAAGTCGCTCCCGAGATGGGAGAGATTCCGCCGGGCAAGGTTCTGGTCACGATGCACGAAGGTCTGCCGGCCCACAACCGCTGGCTGAACGAGAACGAAAAGCTCCCCGAGGAAACGCTCCGCTGGCAGGGGAACGATTTCCTCCTCCCCCGCCTGCCGCGGCGGTATGACTCCTGGGGGATCCGCGACGGCTGGAAGGCCCCGGTCCTGACCCGGCTGGCTGCCGATGTGCAGCTCCCGGCGGGAAGCCACCGGATCGTCCTCCGGGCCCGCGGATTGAGCCGCCTGTGGGTCAACGGCGAGATCGTCACCCGCACGAAGCCGATCTCCGGTTCGAGCGACGGCCACCAGCCGGTCAAACCGATCCTTCCGCCACCGCTCCCGGGGCTCCGCTCCGCCGGCTACGAGATGCAGGAATCGTTCGGTGAAGTCCAGGCGAGCGCCGATGGTCGCTGCCGGATCGTCGTGGAAACGCTCGTCGGCGGTAAGAACTTCCGCGCGGAGCCGGGAGAACTGCTCGTCGCCGTTCAATCACCCGACGGCAAGAGCTTCCAGCTGCTGCAGCCGGTCGACGCGACCGTCCCGGCTGTCCCTCTGACGGATGACGCCGTCCAGCGGGCGCTCGTCCGCGTTCAGGGGTCGCTCACGGCCTTCGATGACGATACGCGGCAGAGCCTCGCCGCCACCCAGGACGCGTTCTGGAACAAGCGGCACGCGATCGCCCGCGAATGGACCGAGCACCAGCCGAAGCTGGACGTCCCGGCCGGCGGGAAGCATCCCGTCGACGCCTTCCTGAACGCCAAGATCGAGAAGGCGCTCGCCGCCACGGCACAGGCCTCTCTCGACGAAGCCCGGGCCTTCCACGGCAAGGTCCTGCCGATCCTCAGCGCGAACTGCTTCCGCTGCCACGGCGACAAGGAGACCGGCGGCCTGCGGCTCAACAGCCGCGAGGCGGCCCTCAAGGCGGGGGACTCGGAGCTGCCGGCGATCGTTCCCGGCGATCTCACCCGCAGCCACCTCATCGACCGGATCCGCAGCAAGGACGAAGGGGAGCGGATGCCCCCCACGGCCGAAGGGCTGAAGGCCGAAGAGATCGCAATCCTCGAAGACTGGGTCAAGAAGGGAGCCCCCTGGCCGGCCCCGCCGGTCACGAAGGAGGAGGTCACTGCGCCTCCCATCGTCGCGGACGCCGCTTTCCTCCGTCGCGCCTATCTCGACACGGTCGGGGTCCCGCCGACCGAGGCGGAAGCTCGGGCATTCCTCGACGACACATCGGCCGACAAGCGGACGGCGCTGGTCGACCGGCTGCTGCAGGACGACCGCTGGGCCGACCACTGGGTCAGCTACTGGCAGGAGGTCCTGGCCGAGAACCCGAACATGCTTAAGCCGAGCCTCAACAACAGCGGCCCGTTCCGCTGGTATCTCCATGAGGCCCTGCAGGACAACAAGGCGTTCGACCGGATCGTCACCGAGCTCATTCTCCTCCGGGGGAGCGAGCGGGAAGGGGGAGCCGCCGGCTTCGGTCTCGCGGCCGACAACGACGCCCCGTTCGCCGCGAAGGGGCACATCGTCGCCACGGCGTTCCTGGGGATTGAGCTCCAGTGCGCCCGCTGCCACGACTCCCCGTACCACAGCACAAAGCAGAAAGACCTGTACTCCCTCGCCGCGATGATGGAGCGGAAGACCGTCACGGTCCCCCCCACCAGCACCGTCCCGGCCGGCTTCTTCGAAAAGAAGGACCGCGAGTCGCTGATCAAGGTGACGCTCCAGCCGAAGGAGGCGATCGCTCCGACCTGGCCGTTCGCCGCGACCACCGGGTGCGCGGACGATCCGAGCCTCGATCCCCTGATGAAGAAGCCGGATGACTCGCGCGAGCGGCTCGCCACGCTCATCACCGCGCCGCAGAACGTCCGGTTCGCCAACGTGCTGGTGAACCGGGTCTGGCGGCGGCTGATTGGCGCCGGATTCGTCGAGCCCGCGCACGACTGGGAAGGCCATGCGGCCAGCCATCCGGAACTCATGACTTGGCTCTCCCGCGAGTTCGTGTCGAGCGGCTACGACCTCAAGCAACTGGCCCGGCTCATCATGACGTCGGACCTCTACCAGCGCGAGGCCCGCGGCGCGAACCGGACCGCGGAGCCGGAACTGCGGTTCTTCGCCGCCCCGGAGCAGCGGCGGCTCACGGCCGAGCAGGTGCTCGATTCGCTCTACGCCGCCTCCGGCAAGACGATCGACGTCGAGGAGATCACCTTCGATCCCGACGGACGCCGCCCGCCCAACACGATGATCTCGCTCGGCGTCCCGAAGCGGGCCTGGGAATTCGCCAGCCTCTCGAACGAACGCGACCGGCCGAGCCTCAGCCTGCCGAAGGCTCAGGCAGTGGCCGACGTCCTCGAGGCCTTCGGCTGGACCGGCTCCCGGCAGAGCCCGCGGACCGATCGCGAGACCGATCCCAACGTCCTGCAGCCGGGCGTGCTGGCGAACAGCACCGTCTCGGTCTGGATCACGCGGGCGTCGTACCAGAGCGAACTGGCGGCCCTGGCTCTCGAGGCTTCATCTCCCGAGCAACTCGTCGATTCGATCTTCCTGCGGTTCCTGACCCGCCGGCCGACCGCCGAAGAGAAGGCCCCCTTCGTGGCCGCCCTCGCCGAGGGCTTCGCGCAGCGGCGGGTTCCCGATGCCCAGGTGAAGGTGCCGCAGCCGCCGGTCGCTCTCGCGCCGGTGACGTGGTCCAACCACCTCGTCTCCGAGGCCAACAGCATTCAGATCGAGGCGGAGAAGCGGTCGCGGCAGGGGCCGCCCGTCGATCCCCGCCTCGTCCCCGCCTGGCGCGAAGTCTACGAGGACTTCGTCTGGAGCGTGATCAATACCCGCGAATTCGTCTGGCTCCCCTGA
- a CDS encoding DUF1501 domain-containing protein, producing the protein MTEWTQQTTVARRWFLQQCGVGLGRIGLATLLAQDGLRSSSASAAPTAPGAGPFAPRPSHFPGPARAVIHLFMAGAPSHIDLFDRKPELIKHDGKPLPPSVYGDQRYAFIRPDAAVMAPRFPFSKYGECGMELGSPLPYLGSVADDVCLLRAVSTDQFNHAPAQLLFNTGFAQPGRASIGSWVTYGLGCETQNLPAFVVMSTGSGISGGSANWSSGFLPTVYTGVRLRNQGDPILNVANPPGIDAGRQRNTLDLVRDLNRIQLDEMADPEIATRINSYEMAFRLQTSAPELMNLASESEATLKAYGCDGKEPAFAKACLTARRMVERGVRFVNIYHEGWDAHSDLLGNHTNNCRKTDQACAALVADLKERGLLDSTLVIWGGEFGRTPMVQTDPSLGTSLGRDHHPQAFSMWMAGGGVKGGLTYGETDDFGFHAVDRKVHVHDLQATILHCLGLDHTRLTFPLRGLDFRLTGVEPHAPVREILA; encoded by the coding sequence ATGACGGAATGGACCCAACAGACAACGGTCGCCCGGCGATGGTTCCTGCAGCAGTGCGGCGTCGGGCTCGGCAGGATCGGGCTGGCGACGCTCCTGGCCCAGGACGGGCTCCGCTCCTCCTCCGCGTCCGCGGCTCCTACTGCCCCAGGCGCCGGACCGTTCGCACCCCGGCCGAGCCACTTCCCCGGCCCGGCGCGGGCCGTGATTCACCTGTTCATGGCCGGAGCCCCGTCGCACATCGACCTCTTCGACCGCAAGCCCGAGCTCATCAAGCACGACGGCAAGCCGCTCCCGCCATCCGTCTACGGTGACCAGCGCTACGCCTTCATTCGCCCCGACGCCGCCGTCATGGCTCCGCGGTTCCCATTTTCGAAGTACGGCGAATGCGGAATGGAACTCGGCTCCCCCCTGCCGTACCTCGGGAGCGTGGCGGACGATGTCTGCCTCCTGCGGGCGGTCTCGACGGACCAGTTCAACCACGCCCCGGCGCAGCTCCTGTTCAACACGGGGTTCGCCCAGCCCGGCCGGGCGTCGATCGGCTCGTGGGTCACCTACGGCCTCGGCTGTGAGACGCAGAACCTTCCGGCGTTCGTCGTCATGAGCACGGGGAGCGGGATCAGCGGCGGCTCGGCCAACTGGTCGAGCGGCTTCCTCCCCACCGTCTACACCGGCGTCCGGCTGCGGAACCAGGGAGACCCGATCCTCAACGTCGCGAACCCGCCCGGGATCGATGCCGGCCGCCAGCGGAACACCCTGGACCTCGTCCGCGACCTGAACCGGATCCAGCTCGACGAGATGGCCGACCCCGAGATCGCAACCCGCATCAACTCCTACGAGATGGCCTTCCGGCTGCAGACGAGCGCACCGGAGCTGATGAACCTCGCCAGCGAGAGCGAGGCGACGCTCAAGGCGTACGGCTGCGACGGAAAGGAACCGGCCTTCGCCAAGGCGTGCCTGACGGCGCGGCGGATGGTCGAACGCGGGGTGCGGTTCGTCAACATCTACCACGAAGGGTGGGACGCCCACAGCGACCTCCTCGGCAACCACACGAACAACTGCCGGAAGACCGACCAGGCGTGCGCCGCCCTCGTGGCCGACCTCAAGGAGCGGGGCCTCCTCGATTCCACCCTCGTCATCTGGGGGGGCGAGTTCGGACGGACCCCGATGGTCCAGACCGATCCCTCGCTCGGGACCAGCCTCGGTCGGGACCACCATCCGCAGGCCTTCTCGATGTGGATGGCGGGCGGCGGGGTCAAGGGGGGGCTCACCTACGGTGAGACGGATGATTTCGGTTTTCACGCCGTCGACAGAAAGGTCCACGTCCACGACCTGCAGGCGACGATCCTGCACTGCCTGGGCCTCGACCACACGCGGCTCACGTTCCCGTTGCGGGGGCTCGATTTCCGGCTGACGGGCGTCGAGCCGCACGCTCCGGTGCGGGAGATCCTGGCCTGA